The Streptomyces sp. NBC_01197 genome window below encodes:
- a CDS encoding winged helix DNA-binding domain-containing protein, whose product MGPISTRALNRATLERQLLLRRAELPAEEAVARLLGLQAQNTRPPYFQLWSRLADFDPYELSELLESRAAVRMVTMRSTIHLHTADDALTLRPLVQAARERELKAFRAGLSGVDVDRLAELARDLVEERPRTLKELREHLLKEWPDADPLALAVAARCRLPLVQVTPRGLWGRSGQVALTTVGKWLGRASEPAPAPDETVLRYLRAFGPASVKDMQKWAGLTRLAGVFERLRPQLITFRGPGGAELFDLADAPRPDEDTPAPPRFLPEFDNLLLAHADRTRVIPAEYRGRNGVGNQVFGSFLLDGFLAGIWRLKEHRATATLRIEPFARLTRADRAALADEGERMLTGMTEAGVHDIGFGALDA is encoded by the coding sequence ATGGGCCCGATCAGTACCCGCGCACTCAACCGCGCCACCCTGGAACGCCAGCTTCTGCTGCGCCGCGCCGAGCTGCCCGCGGAGGAGGCCGTCGCGCGGCTGCTGGGGCTCCAGGCGCAGAACACCAGGCCGCCGTATTTCCAACTCTGGTCCCGGCTCGCGGATTTCGACCCGTACGAGCTGTCGGAGCTGCTGGAGAGCCGTGCGGCCGTACGGATGGTGACCATGCGCTCCACCATTCATCTGCACACCGCCGACGACGCCCTCACTCTGCGGCCGCTCGTCCAGGCCGCACGCGAACGTGAGCTGAAAGCCTTCCGGGCCGGGCTGTCCGGGGTCGACGTCGACCGGCTGGCCGAGCTGGCGCGCGACCTGGTGGAGGAGCGTCCCCGCACGTTGAAGGAGCTCAGGGAGCACCTGCTCAAGGAGTGGCCGGATGCCGACCCCCTCGCCCTCGCCGTCGCCGCCCGCTGCCGCCTGCCGCTCGTGCAGGTGACCCCGCGCGGCCTGTGGGGCCGCAGCGGGCAGGTCGCGCTCACCACCGTCGGGAAGTGGCTCGGCCGGGCGTCGGAGCCCGCCCCCGCACCCGACGAGACCGTGCTGCGCTATCTGCGGGCCTTCGGGCCCGCCTCGGTCAAGGACATGCAGAAGTGGGCGGGACTGACCCGGCTGGCCGGTGTGTTCGAGCGGCTGCGGCCGCAGCTGATCACCTTCCGGGGCCCCGGTGGCGCCGAGCTCTTCGATCTGGCCGACGCGCCCCGGCCGGACGAGGACACCCCCGCGCCACCGCGCTTCCTGCCCGAGTTCGACAATCTGCTGCTCGCCCACGCGGACCGTACGCGGGTCATCCCCGCCGAGTACCGGGGCCGCAACGGCGTGGGCAACCAGGTCTTCGGCAGCTTCCTGCTCGACGGGTTTCTCGCCGGAATCTGGCGCCTGAAGGAGCACCGGGCCACGGCCACGCTCCGCATCGAGCCGTTCGCCCGGCTCACCCGTGCCGACCGGGCCGCCCTGGCGGACGAGGGCGAGCGGATGCTCACCGGCATGACGGAGGCAGGGGTCCACGACATCGGGTTCGGCGCCCTCGACGCGTGA
- a CDS encoding LPXTG cell wall anchor domain-containing protein, translating into MSRTSLLSVTACAMCPAAAPTERDRAMAAGGAPAGHGYHVALHTPSVFTAPVDYHPTALLIEAAGSDGGRDSTGIRVRGGGEQPAYGRSVFWPEDSGRLTAGQHSLIPRSRSHLSLNEGHPEHPEGHPDGLPPTGTGPVGTDPAGATGRDSATPPTPAWRPAGGNDPAVVNNAATWHAPEYIRIPGERCSYRPWDSTLATGLPTTGGDVPEAAALPTRSPAGPARRPRHRLAKTGPSAVWYVAGGALLLVIAGVLVRRRPQR; encoded by the coding sequence ATGAGTCGCACCAGCCTTCTCTCCGTGACCGCCTGTGCCATGTGTCCGGCCGCCGCTCCCACCGAGCGAGACCGGGCGATGGCCGCCGGTGGCGCCCCCGCCGGGCACGGCTACCACGTCGCACTGCACACACCCAGCGTGTTCACCGCCCCCGTGGACTACCACCCGACGGCCCTGCTCATCGAGGCAGCCGGCAGCGACGGCGGACGGGACTCCACCGGTATCCGGGTACGGGGTGGGGGCGAGCAGCCGGCGTACGGCCGCTCGGTGTTCTGGCCCGAGGACAGCGGCCGACTGACGGCTGGTCAGCACAGCCTCATCCCCCGTTCACGGTCGCACCTCTCGCTGAACGAAGGACACCCCGAGCATCCCGAAGGACACCCTGACGGGCTGCCGCCGACCGGTACGGGACCGGTGGGCACGGACCCCGCGGGCGCCACCGGGCGGGACTCCGCCACCCCGCCGACGCCGGCGTGGCGACCGGCGGGGGGCAACGACCCGGCCGTCGTCAACAACGCCGCCACCTGGCACGCCCCCGAATACATCCGGATCCCGGGCGAGCGGTGCTCGTACCGGCCGTGGGACTCCACGCTTGCGACCGGTCTCCCCACGACGGGCGGTGATGTACCGGAAGCCGCCGCCCTGCCGACCCGCTCGCCGGCCGGACCCGCACGCAGGCCACGTCACCGACTCGCCAAGACCGGCCCGTCGGCCGTCTGGTACGTGGCGGGCGGAGCGCTGCTGCTGGTGATCGCCGGGGTGCTCGTCCGCCGACGTCCGCAGCGCTGA
- a CDS encoding serine/threonine-protein kinase — protein MSLRGGDPAEIGGYPLEARLGSGGMGTVFLARTSSGRAVAIKLIHQQFAADDEFRIRFRQEVAAARRVSGAFTAAVVDAAPEAEQPWMATAYIEGHTLAQHIAAKGPLTGSELRRLAIGLTEALRDIHRVGVVHRDLKPSNVVLSPEGPRVIDFGISRAVDQQTLTMTGRVIGTPPFMSPEQLQAPRGVGPRSDVFSLGTLLVYAATGQGPFDADSPYMTAYQVVHEEPSLDSVPMTLRAVVESCLEKVPEERPTADELLVLLRDLPADLGGTGVDGAGAGRTRDTNTQHHLSTQATPPPITPATALAGPDTRSTGTAIGRRLRRRWRPVLATAVAVAAIGGGVAAVTGGGFGGSSGDDARNRAAAPGVPGAGLPDGFEPWHRTVQGGRKDIPDELRCVARGGAVFCGGGGVVATRIRAVDGSQVWKVKSPGVPVQGLHLVGATDDTVLGYRFAPEGATQGPATEVVAIDADKGRELWSVPSGAQATAVTGRSLDAVVVGSTVVTVDASDSRFEARDAHSGKVAWTEPFPVGTQCAPVPAGARLYAMCATDTEVNASEVRHPSLHTLDRASGALGRRIAVRGPAVPMGVADGRLVLLQEHMDGTALTGYDGVARLDPASGKVTYSRLAKTYEGTPGMAQGAVYVSGQTGLITALDPATGEEKWSRQTGVEGASGPVAGAGALYLSSATGRVVALSPSDGEPLWTTDPQADGLTGEQGASPRVTVAGRAVIVAAAKNTLFAFDTKNPPKSH, from the coding sequence GTGTCGCTGCGTGGAGGTGATCCGGCCGAGATCGGCGGCTATCCGCTTGAGGCGCGGCTCGGCTCGGGCGGCATGGGCACTGTCTTTCTGGCCCGTACGAGTTCGGGGCGGGCTGTCGCGATCAAGCTGATCCACCAGCAGTTCGCGGCGGACGACGAGTTCCGGATCCGTTTCCGGCAGGAGGTGGCTGCAGCGAGGCGGGTGAGCGGCGCGTTCACCGCCGCCGTGGTCGACGCCGCCCCGGAGGCCGAGCAGCCGTGGATGGCGACGGCCTATATCGAGGGGCACACGCTCGCCCAGCACATCGCCGCGAAGGGCCCGCTGACCGGTTCGGAACTGCGGAGGCTCGCCATCGGTCTGACGGAGGCGCTGCGCGACATCCACCGTGTGGGCGTCGTCCACCGTGACCTGAAGCCATCGAACGTCGTGCTCTCGCCCGAGGGGCCGCGCGTCATCGACTTCGGCATCTCGCGCGCGGTGGACCAGCAGACGCTGACGATGACGGGGCGAGTCATCGGTACGCCACCCTTCATGTCGCCGGAACAGCTGCAGGCGCCGCGTGGTGTCGGACCGCGGTCCGATGTCTTCTCACTCGGGACGCTGCTGGTGTACGCGGCGACGGGGCAGGGGCCCTTCGACGCGGACAGCCCGTACATGACCGCGTACCAAGTGGTGCACGAGGAGCCGTCGCTGGATTCCGTGCCCATGACTCTGCGAGCGGTCGTCGAGTCGTGCCTGGAGAAGGTCCCGGAGGAGCGCCCCACGGCGGATGAACTCCTCGTACTGCTGCGGGACCTGCCTGCCGACCTCGGCGGGACCGGCGTGGACGGGGCCGGCGCCGGCCGCACCCGCGACACGAACACCCAGCATCACCTCTCGACGCAGGCCACCCCGCCGCCGATCACCCCGGCCACCGCCCTCGCCGGTCCCGATACACGGAGCACCGGAACCGCCATCGGCCGGCGTCTGCGCCGCCGGTGGCGTCCCGTGCTCGCCACCGCGGTCGCCGTGGCGGCTATCGGCGGCGGGGTCGCCGCGGTGACGGGCGGTGGCTTCGGTGGGAGCAGCGGCGACGACGCTAGGAACAGGGCTGCGGCGCCGGGTGTGCCGGGTGCCGGACTCCCGGACGGCTTCGAGCCGTGGCACCGGACCGTGCAGGGCGGCCGCAAGGACATCCCCGACGAGCTGCGCTGCGTCGCGCGCGGCGGCGCGGTGTTCTGCGGGGGCGGCGGAGTCGTCGCGACCCGTATCAGGGCCGTGGACGGCTCGCAGGTGTGGAAGGTGAAGAGTCCGGGCGTCCCTGTTCAGGGCTTGCACCTGGTGGGCGCCACCGACGACACGGTGCTCGGTTACCGCTTCGCCCCCGAGGGCGCCACGCAGGGCCCTGCCACCGAAGTGGTGGCCATCGACGCGGACAAGGGCCGGGAACTGTGGTCCGTGCCGTCCGGTGCGCAGGCCACGGCCGTCACGGGACGGAGCCTGGACGCCGTGGTGGTCGGCTCCACCGTCGTGACGGTCGATGCCTCCGACTCCCGCTTCGAGGCCCGGGACGCGCACAGCGGCAAGGTGGCCTGGACGGAGCCGTTCCCCGTGGGCACGCAGTGCGCGCCGGTTCCGGCCGGCGCACGGCTCTACGCGATGTGCGCGACGGATACGGAGGTGAACGCGTCAGAGGTGCGCCACCCTTCCCTGCATACGCTCGACCGCGCTTCGGGGGCCCTGGGCAGGCGTATCGCGGTCAGGGGGCCCGCCGTCCCGATGGGCGTCGCCGACGGCAGGCTCGTACTCCTTCAGGAGCACATGGACGGAACGGCGCTGACCGGTTACGACGGGGTGGCGCGGCTCGACCCGGCCTCCGGGAAGGTCACGTACTCCCGGCTGGCAAAGACGTACGAGGGGACGCCCGGCATGGCGCAAGGCGCTGTCTACGTGAGCGGGCAGACCGGTCTCATCACGGCCCTCGACCCCGCGACCGGCGAGGAGAAGTGGTCGCGGCAGACGGGCGTGGAGGGCGCGTCGGGTCCTGTTGCGGGAGCCGGGGCGCTGTACCTCAGCTCGGCCACCGGCCGGGTGGTCGCGCTGTCACCGAGTGATGGCGAACCCCTGTGGACAACGGACCCGCAGGCCGACGGCTTGACGGGCGAGCAGGGCGCGAGCCCGCGTGTGACGGTCGCGGGGCGTGCGGTGATCGTGGCCGCGGCCAAGAACACGCTCTTCGCTTTCGACACGAAGAACCCACCGAAGTCGCACTGA
- a CDS encoding Gfo/Idh/MocA family protein — protein sequence MTFSPAQPARVGIIGTGNIFDRYVHGMARYPRLRLTGCADLDHARALKAAAEHGIRAYDSVDALLADPGIDIVVNITPPLAHAAVSAQAIRAGKHVYVEKPVAATVAEAAPLTALAGETGVLFGSAPDTFLGSAAQTARKALDDGLIGQPVGATAFVTHSKAETWHPNPGFLFAPGGGPGLDLGPYYLTSLVNLLGPITTVSALSRIGAPVRKVTSPDRAVERIEVTTPTHAAAVLGFASGVIGSLQMSFDVWNHHLPFIEVYGTEGTLTIPDPNGFDGDVQLRGNHDGQWRALPPVLPPSGPLDMEVQMLRGAGVDDLAGAVDGAPHRASAELAFHVLEALESVETSSRSRRVVELASTAERPAAMPQTE from the coding sequence GTGACCTTCTCACCCGCACAACCCGCCCGTGTCGGCATCATCGGCACCGGCAACATCTTCGACCGGTACGTCCACGGCATGGCCCGCTACCCGCGCCTGCGCCTGACCGGCTGCGCCGACCTGGACCACGCCCGCGCGCTCAAGGCCGCAGCCGAGCACGGGATCAGGGCGTACGACTCGGTCGACGCGCTGCTCGCCGACCCCGGCATAGACATCGTCGTCAACATCACCCCGCCGCTCGCGCACGCCGCGGTCTCCGCCCAGGCCATCCGAGCGGGTAAGCACGTCTACGTCGAGAAGCCCGTCGCCGCGACCGTCGCTGAGGCCGCGCCGCTGACCGCGCTGGCCGGCGAGACCGGTGTCCTGTTCGGCTCGGCGCCCGACACGTTCCTCGGCAGCGCGGCCCAGACGGCGCGCAAGGCGCTCGACGACGGGCTGATCGGCCAACCGGTGGGCGCGACGGCCTTCGTCACCCACAGCAAGGCCGAGACCTGGCACCCGAACCCGGGATTCCTCTTCGCGCCCGGCGGCGGGCCCGGCCTCGACCTGGGCCCGTACTACCTGACGAGCCTGGTCAACCTCCTCGGCCCGATCACGACCGTCTCCGCCCTGAGCCGGATCGGTGCGCCCGTACGCAAGGTGACGAGCCCGGACCGCGCGGTCGAGCGCATCGAGGTGACCACACCCACGCACGCGGCAGCCGTCCTCGGCTTCGCCTCCGGCGTCATCGGCTCGCTCCAGATGAGCTTCGACGTGTGGAACCACCACCTGCCGTTCATCGAGGTCTACGGCACCGAGGGGACCCTGACGATCCCCGACCCGAACGGCTTCGACGGCGACGTGCAGCTCCGGGGCAACCACGACGGGCAGTGGCGGGCCCTGCCGCCGGTCCTCCCGCCGTCGGGCCCGCTCGACATGGAGGTCCAGATGCTGCGCGGCGCCGGTGTCGACGACCTTGCCGGTGCCGTGGACGGCGCACCGCACCGCGCATCGGCCGAACTCGCCTTCCACGTACTGGAAGCGCTCGAATCGGTGGAGACCTCCAGTCGCTCGCGGCGGGTCGTGGAGCTCGCCTCGACCGCCGAACGCCCCGCGGCAATGCCCCAGACGGAGTGA
- a CDS encoding Gfo/Idh/MocA family protein, translated as MSRGYKGAAIVGTGMIAGVHAQAVRGAGAEVRGVVASSPERGAQVAAEWGIPRGYPQLEAALADESVDVVHVCTPNGLHATQAEAALRAGKHVICEKPLATSVADAERLAAVAQETGRLLAVPFVYRYHPLVREIRARARAGEFGAWQLLHGSYLQDWMLDADATGWRVDPERGGPSRAFADIGSHWCDLVEWVAGVRFTEVSARLATTVPERPADDAPGAPRRPVRTEDAAAVLLRTDEGVLGTLTVSQVSAGRKNRLWFELDGAGSSAVFDQEQPETVWLGMSDGARVVVRDPGRGSPEQRRLATLPAGHPQGYADCFRAFVADAYAAADGAAPEGLPVAADGVRSARLVEAVLDSSRSLAWTPVGRAAAAKTVTAATPVTSATAKEYAV; from the coding sequence ATGTCCCGCGGGTACAAGGGAGCAGCCATCGTCGGCACCGGCATGATCGCCGGGGTACACGCCCAGGCGGTGCGGGGAGCAGGCGCGGAAGTGCGCGGGGTGGTCGCGTCCTCACCCGAGCGCGGCGCGCAGGTCGCCGCGGAGTGGGGGATCCCGCGCGGCTATCCGCAGCTGGAGGCAGCACTCGCCGACGAGAGCGTGGACGTGGTGCACGTCTGCACCCCGAACGGGCTGCACGCCACCCAGGCCGAGGCCGCGCTGCGCGCCGGGAAGCACGTCATCTGCGAGAAACCGCTCGCCACTTCGGTGGCGGACGCCGAACGGCTGGCCGCCGTAGCGCAGGAGACGGGACGTCTGCTGGCCGTGCCGTTCGTCTACCGCTACCACCCACTGGTCCGCGAGATCCGGGCAAGGGCACGGGCGGGCGAGTTCGGCGCCTGGCAACTCCTGCACGGCAGCTATCTGCAGGACTGGATGCTCGACGCGGACGCCACCGGGTGGCGCGTGGACCCCGAACGGGGCGGCCCCTCCCGGGCGTTCGCCGACATCGGCTCGCACTGGTGCGACCTGGTCGAGTGGGTGGCCGGAGTGCGTTTCACCGAGGTCTCGGCGCGGCTGGCGACCACCGTCCCCGAGCGCCCCGCCGACGACGCACCCGGCGCGCCCCGCAGGCCGGTCCGTACCGAGGACGCGGCGGCCGTACTGCTGCGCACCGACGAAGGCGTACTGGGCACACTCACCGTCTCGCAGGTCTCGGCCGGCCGGAAGAACCGCCTCTGGTTCGAACTGGACGGCGCCGGATCGAGCGCCGTCTTCGACCAGGAGCAGCCCGAGACCGTGTGGCTCGGTATGTCCGACGGGGCCAGGGTGGTGGTGCGCGACCCCGGCCGGGGCAGCCCGGAACAGCGGCGGCTGGCCACGCTGCCCGCAGGACACCCGCAGGGGTACGCGGACTGCTTCCGCGCTTTCGTCGCCGATGCCTACGCGGCGGCCGACGGCGCCGCGCCGGAGGGGCTGCCGGTGGCCGCCGACGGGGTGCGCTCGGCGCGGCTGGTCGAAGCGGTCCTCGACTCATCCCGCTCCCTGGCCTGGACCCCCGTCGGCAGGGCGGCCGCCGCGAAGACCGTGACCGCCGCGACCCCCGTAACCTCCGCGACCGCCAAGGAGTACGCCGTATGA
- a CDS encoding MFS transporter, with the protein MSDRVVSSPEKSGELPPSVSAAPARASGTLIALFILALFGSYVAIITPSVVSLALKVQQIDPAGKVGALSLVLSVGALCAVIANPLFGKLSDRTTSRFGMRRPWMIVGLIGGGAGLALVACAGNTGTVLIGWCVAQIFFNALLAPLVAVLPDQIPARQRGVVGGLMGVCYPVGLIFGTWIAQRLATTAPRAMILAPMAVAAVTVLLLCARLKDRRLDPADQPPWNAGQFLRTFWFNPRKSPDFGWAILSILLVSTAIMTFVTYEVYYLSDYLHISESSLPGLTFVLTLVINGTSALTALVSGWLADRFHRRKFYMVFAGILATAGFLILITTRSMTGMFTGATVLGFGMGFFYSGHYTLPSSVLPSEQDAAKDMGVVNIAVTLPSSLVPVYAPALLGTGGSDYPALFVSGIVLALLGIPAVRRIRGVK; encoded by the coding sequence ATGAGTGACAGAGTCGTCAGCTCACCGGAGAAGTCAGGTGAGCTCCCTCCGTCCGTCTCCGCTGCCCCGGCGCGTGCGAGCGGAACCCTCATCGCCCTCTTCATCCTGGCCCTCTTCGGCAGTTACGTCGCGATCATCACCCCGTCCGTCGTTTCGCTGGCGCTGAAGGTCCAGCAGATCGACCCCGCGGGCAAGGTCGGCGCGCTCTCCCTGGTCCTGAGCGTCGGCGCGCTGTGCGCCGTCATCGCCAACCCCCTCTTCGGGAAGCTCAGCGACCGCACGACCTCGCGGTTCGGTATGCGCCGCCCATGGATGATCGTGGGCCTCATCGGCGGCGGAGCCGGCCTGGCGCTCGTCGCCTGCGCGGGGAACACCGGTACGGTCCTCATCGGCTGGTGCGTGGCCCAGATCTTCTTCAACGCGCTGCTGGCCCCGCTCGTCGCCGTACTCCCCGACCAGATACCCGCACGTCAACGCGGAGTCGTCGGCGGCCTGATGGGCGTCTGCTACCCCGTCGGACTGATCTTCGGCACCTGGATCGCGCAACGCCTGGCCACCACCGCACCCCGGGCGATGATCCTGGCACCGATGGCCGTAGCCGCCGTGACGGTGCTCCTCCTGTGCGCCAGGCTCAAGGACCGACGGCTGGACCCGGCAGACCAACCGCCTTGGAACGCGGGGCAGTTCCTGCGTACCTTCTGGTTCAACCCCCGCAAGAGCCCCGACTTCGGCTGGGCGATCCTCAGCATTCTTCTGGTCTCCACCGCGATCATGACCTTCGTGACCTACGAGGTCTACTACCTCTCCGACTACCTGCACATCAGCGAATCCAGCCTCCCCGGCCTGACGTTCGTCCTCACCCTCGTCATCAACGGAACGAGCGCGCTCACGGCCCTCGTCTCCGGATGGCTGGCCGACCGGTTCCACCGGCGGAAGTTCTACATGGTCTTCGCCGGGATCCTGGCCACCGCCGGATTCCTCATCCTCATCACCACGCGCTCGATGACCGGCATGTTCACCGGCGCGACCGTACTCGGCTTCGGTATGGGCTTCTTCTACAGCGGGCACTACACCCTGCCCAGCTCCGTCCTGCCCAGCGAACAGGACGCCGCGAAGGACATGGGCGTGGTCAACATTGCCGTCACCCTGCCCAGCTCCCTGGTTCCGGTCTACGCACCCGCCCTGCTCGGCACCGGCGGCAGCGACTACCCGGCGCTCTTCGTCTCCGGGATCGTGCTCGCGCTCCTCGGCATCCCCGCGGTCAGGCGCATCCGCGGAGTCAAGTGA
- a CDS encoding sugar phosphate isomerase/epimerase family protein — translation MKLGMLTACLPQLSLEQIAGWAAARGYEALEVAVWPGTGGRDFEAAHLPVAGFGPREADATRAVLTQHGLDISALAYYENNLHPDTGRREEIRTHLRHAIDAAAVLEVSHVGTFIGRDWNRSVAQNLAEAEKIFPPLVEYAGERGVKLLIENCVMEGWHPDGYPGNLAYSPELWEWMFSLGLYLNWDPSHLTWIGIDPVETIAPYIEHIAHAQAKDVELRPDDRRRWGHFGPAVDRSGNPWDMGWWRYRVPGLGQVDWVRVVDRLYEAGFTGTLSVEHEDPVWGGEETRTKQGLDIAYRTLRPLIVG, via the coding sequence ATGAAACTCGGAATGCTGACCGCCTGCCTGCCGCAGCTCTCTCTGGAGCAGATCGCGGGATGGGCCGCGGCGCGGGGGTACGAGGCCCTTGAGGTCGCCGTGTGGCCCGGCACCGGCGGGCGGGACTTCGAGGCAGCGCATCTGCCGGTGGCCGGTTTCGGCCCACGCGAGGCCGATGCCACCCGCGCGGTCCTGACCCAACACGGCCTGGACATATCGGCGTTGGCGTACTACGAGAACAACCTGCACCCCGACACGGGCCGGCGCGAGGAGATCCGTACGCATCTGCGGCACGCGATCGACGCGGCCGCGGTCCTGGAGGTGTCCCACGTCGGTACGTTCATCGGCCGCGACTGGAACCGGTCCGTCGCGCAGAACCTGGCCGAGGCCGAGAAGATCTTCCCGCCGCTGGTCGAGTACGCGGGGGAGCGCGGCGTGAAGCTCCTGATCGAGAACTGCGTGATGGAGGGCTGGCACCCCGACGGCTACCCGGGCAACCTCGCCTACTCGCCGGAGCTGTGGGAGTGGATGTTCTCGCTCGGCCTGTACCTCAACTGGGACCCCTCACACCTCACCTGGATCGGTATCGACCCGGTCGAGACCATCGCGCCCTACATCGAGCACATCGCGCACGCCCAGGCCAAGGACGTGGAGCTGCGGCCGGACGACCGCCGGCGCTGGGGGCACTTCGGCCCGGCCGTGGACCGGAGCGGCAACCCCTGGGACATGGGCTGGTGGCGCTACCGCGTCCCGGGCCTCGGCCAGGTCGACTGGGTGCGCGTGGTCGACCGGCTGTACGAGGCAGGCTTCACCGGCACCCTCTCCGTCGAGCACGAGGACCCCGTCTGGGGCGGCGAGGAGACCCGTACCAAGCAGGGCCTGGACATCGCCTACCGCACCCTGCGCCCCCTGATCGTCGGCTGA
- a CDS encoding ROK family transcriptional regulator: MNSATVALRRILGAVASGEATSRAEIARRTSLARSTVGQQVDQLLRRGILEETEVGASVRGRPPRVLSIGPHAGTIAVADVDVSETRVVVADLSRRILARDVIAVPVEDGPAAVLGAVTARLCELLQEHAGGRDSVREVVVGLPGPVDFQHGCAVRPPIMPGWDAFPVGAYLRERFHAPVVVDNDVNLMALGEAERHDVDAPLLAVKVGAGIGAGIITADGRVHRGADGAAGDIGHLRASSHSETLCSCGKTGCVEAVASHHAVLRDLGFLAGPGDAAAGARLLAGAVANGDPRALYRIRQAATEIGEVVAMLVHMYNPRTLVLGGPMSEQRDELLSGVRAVVYQRALPLATRRLTITTTEPGSEPGLTGAVALAARDIFSPDGITRLLQSQPHI; encoded by the coding sequence GTGAACTCCGCGACCGTCGCTCTGCGCCGGATACTCGGCGCCGTGGCCTCCGGGGAGGCCACCAGCCGCGCGGAGATCGCCCGCCGCACCTCACTGGCCCGCTCCACGGTGGGACAGCAGGTCGACCAGCTGCTGCGGCGCGGCATCCTGGAGGAGACCGAGGTCGGCGCCTCGGTACGGGGCCGGCCTCCCCGGGTGCTCTCGATCGGCCCGCACGCGGGGACCATCGCCGTCGCGGATGTGGACGTCAGCGAGACCAGGGTCGTCGTCGCCGACCTCAGCCGCCGGATTCTCGCCCGCGACGTGATCGCCGTACCGGTCGAGGACGGCCCGGCCGCCGTGCTCGGCGCGGTCACCGCCCGGCTGTGCGAGCTGCTCCAGGAGCACGCCGGGGGACGGGATTCGGTGCGCGAGGTCGTCGTCGGGCTGCCGGGCCCGGTGGACTTCCAGCACGGCTGCGCCGTACGGCCGCCGATCATGCCCGGTTGGGACGCCTTCCCGGTCGGCGCCTATCTGCGCGAACGCTTCCACGCCCCTGTCGTGGTGGACAACGACGTCAATCTGATGGCGCTCGGCGAAGCCGAACGGCACGATGTCGACGCGCCCCTGCTCGCGGTCAAGGTCGGGGCCGGAATCGGTGCCGGGATCATCACCGCGGACGGCCGGGTCCACCGCGGCGCGGACGGAGCCGCGGGCGACATCGGCCACTTGCGGGCTTCCAGCCACTCCGAAACCCTGTGCAGCTGCGGCAAGACCGGCTGTGTGGAGGCCGTTGCCTCACACCACGCCGTGCTGCGCGACCTGGGATTCCTTGCCGGGCCGGGCGATGCGGCGGCGGGCGCCCGGCTGCTGGCCGGAGCCGTCGCCAACGGTGACCCCCGGGCCCTCTACCGCATCCGGCAGGCCGCGACCGAGATCGGCGAAGTCGTCGCCATGCTGGTGCACATGTACAACCCGCGCACCCTGGTACTCGGCGGCCCGATGAGCGAACAGCGCGACGAACTGCTCTCCGGCGTGCGCGCCGTCGTCTACCAGCGGGCCCTTCCGCTGGCCACCCGCAGGCTGACCATCACCACCACCGAACCTGGGTCGGAGCCCGGCCTGACCGGCGCTGTCGCCCTGGCCGCCCGCGACATCTTCAGCCCCGACGGCATCACGCGCCTGCTGCAGTCCCAGCCGCACATCTGA
- a CDS encoding sugar phosphate isomerase/epimerase family protein, with the protein MSSNTPKFGVDLITFYNPSFWNLPDEKAIQELSDRDPDAVWRKILDSAAAAGVTSLEVTFGPADIGSIRRAFGSATEFKKELDGRGMELKSAFYLEGSWQPDADRGEIADSAAAYARFIKEAGGDVLVAAPPMRTTWNAEPPQFNDFDFLKNVADIAHVVGRASLQEGVTTALHTEAHSSFCTARDVDLLMALTDPLFVSLCPDTGHLALSGGEPTQIVSRHRERVVISHWKDATGPAPLRVPIDDSIHDSHREYFRRVGAGSVDWFAWGRLMREIGFTDLALLELDAVADPVTEITAAREFIEQSLSTVFP; encoded by the coding sequence ATGAGCAGCAACACACCCAAGTTCGGCGTCGACCTGATCACCTTCTACAACCCGTCGTTCTGGAATTTGCCCGACGAGAAGGCCATCCAGGAGCTCTCGGACCGCGACCCCGACGCGGTCTGGCGCAAGATCCTCGACTCGGCCGCAGCCGCCGGCGTCACCAGCCTTGAGGTCACCTTCGGCCCGGCGGACATCGGCAGCATCCGCCGCGCCTTCGGCTCGGCCACCGAGTTCAAGAAGGAACTCGACGGCCGTGGAATGGAGTTGAAGAGCGCCTTCTACCTCGAAGGAAGCTGGCAGCCGGACGCCGATCGGGGCGAGATAGCCGACAGCGCTGCCGCCTATGCCCGTTTCATCAAGGAGGCGGGCGGTGACGTGCTGGTCGCCGCGCCGCCGATGCGTACGACCTGGAACGCCGAGCCCCCGCAGTTCAACGATTTCGACTTCCTCAAGAACGTCGCCGACATCGCCCATGTGGTCGGCCGCGCCAGCCTCCAGGAGGGCGTGACCACCGCGCTGCACACCGAGGCGCACTCCAGCTTCTGCACGGCCCGCGACGTCGACCTGCTGATGGCCCTCACCGATCCGCTGTTCGTCAGCCTGTGTCCGGACACCGGCCATCTGGCGCTCTCCGGGGGCGAGCCCACGCAGATCGTCTCCCGCCACCGCGAACGCGTGGTCATCTCGCACTGGAAGGACGCGACCGGCCCCGCCCCGCTGCGGGTTCCCATCGACGACTCGATCCACGACAGCCACCGCGAGTACTTCCGCAGGGTCGGCGCCGGTTCCGTCGACTGGTTCGCATGGGGCCGCCTCATGCGCGAGATCGGCTTCACCGACCTCGCCCTGCTGGAACTGGACGCGGTCGCCGACCCCGTCACGGAGATCACGGCGGCCCGCGAATTCATCGAGCAGTCCCTCTCGACCGTCTTCCCGTAA